Proteins encoded in a region of the Prunus persica cultivar Lovell chromosome G4, Prunus_persica_NCBIv2, whole genome shotgun sequence genome:
- the LOC109948734 gene encoding uncharacterized protein LOC109948734 yields the protein MDEFDMPNLGKMHYFFSIEVVQSSVEIFIGQRKYAQEVLEKFQMNDCNFVQNPIVPCCKLTKDEERVRVDSTLYKQIVGSLMSLSATRPNMMFVVSLISRFMEAPTKLHLQTAKRMLRFLKGTVDYGVFYKKGKGNQLIGFSDSDYARDLEDGKSTSGQVFMLSLGAVPWSSKK from the coding sequence ATGGATGAGTTTGATATGCCTAATCTAGGAAAGATGCATTACTTTTTTAGTATTGAAGTGGTGCAATCATcagttgaaattttcattgGCCAAAGGAAGTATGCTCAAGAAGTTTTAGAAAAGTTTCAAATGAATGATTGCAATTTTGTTCAAAATCCAATTGTTCCATGTTGTAAGCTcacaaaagatgaagaaagagtAAGAGTTGACAGCACTCTTTACAAACAAATTGTTGGCAGCTTAATGTCTTTATCAGCCACTCGGCCAAACATGATGTTTGTGGTTAGTCTCATCAGCAGATTCATGGAAGCTCCAACTAAACTTCATCTTCAAACTGCAAAAAGAATGCTTCGATTCTTGAAAGGTACTgttgattatggtgtgttctacaagaaaggaaaaggaaatcaattaattGGTTTTAGTGATAGTGATTATGCAAGAGATTTGGAAGATGGAAAGAGTACATCTGGTCAAGTCTTTATGCTAAGTTTAGGAGCTGTTCCATGGTCCTCGAAGAAGTAG